CCACGTTCAATCAAACCAATAATCAACTCTTTTGGTATAGTTATGGTTTTGGATTACACTGGACAACACCTCAATTGTTAGAGCAATTCAATGATGAACACGTTGATCCGCATCTTATTGCTGCATTTCGACATGGAGCGCCGGGAGTTCGAATGTGGGCAGCTTTTATGTTAGGGCGTAGCCGTAACAAACAAGCTATCCCTGACCTGATCAAGTGCTTATATGGCGACGAGGAATATGTCCGGGTCAACTCGATTATTGCTTTAGGGATGATAGAAGATCCGACTACTAAAAAGTACATACAGAAGTTTCGTGACGATCCATCTGCGATATTCGACATGCTGTTGAAGTGGCGCTAGCCAGAATGCAAGACTTCGGGAGTTGATAATACGGGTCAATTTATTTTCAACAGAATCGTAGTTCGCACTAAGTACTGCTATCAATAAATAATTTATAGGGCTGTACCTCTTGAATTGACCTCAATTACATCTCAGCATGTGAAAACTAACAGTATCATGATTTACAGTAGCCAATAAATATAGCTACATCACCCATGCGGAAACTGGCCTCACGGCGATGCCTACGCCGTCCTACCAGCTGGCGACCTATGACCACAGCTACAGCTACGGATCGAACGGCAACGGGACCGGCGCGGGACCGCACCAGGCCCGGACAGTTGGTGGCCAGAGCTACAGCTACGACGCGAACGGCAACCTCGTGAGCGGCGGCGGGCGGACGTACACCTGGCAGGCGGACAACCTGCCGGCCAGCATCAGCAGCGGCGGTGCGACCGAGACCTACACCTACGACGCGGACGGCGAACGCCTCACGCGCACGGCCGGCGGCGTGACCACGGTCTATGTCGGCGGCCTGTACGAAGAAGACCTGCAGACCGGCGTCACGCGCACGCTGTACCCGTTCAACGGCTAGATCATCGCGCAGCGCAGTAGCGACGCCAGCGGCCTGATCTCCCTCCACGGCGACCATCTCGGCAGCGTGAGTCTGGCGACGAACGCGAGCGGGGGCGTCGTGCGTCGCCAGGAGTTCGATCCGTGGGGCGCGATCCGTAGCGGCGGCATCAGCCAGACGAGCTTGAACGA
This is a stretch of genomic DNA from Kallotenue papyrolyticum. It encodes these proteins:
- a CDS encoding HEAT repeat domain-containing protein, giving the protein MLEQFNDEHVDPHLIAAFRHGAPGVRMWAAFMLGRSRNKQAIPDLIKCLYGDEEYVRVNSIIALGMIEDPTTKKYIQKFRDDPSAIFDMLLKWR